Within the Salvia hispanica cultivar TCC Black 2014 chromosome 4, UniMelb_Shisp_WGS_1.0, whole genome shotgun sequence genome, the region TCATGGATTTTACTgaacatttttcttcttattccGCAGATGTTTGAATTTATTGATGTGCAGAAGATGGGTAAAATATCATTTAAGCAGGTAAGTTTGTTATTCTGTATTAATATAATTCTATATAGATATTTGCAACACAACCAATACTAGAGGTTTTATCCAACCACATGTATCTCAAGACCTACTGGGGATTCATTCTGGATTCTAATATCATATggttaaataattcaaatatactcattttgtaaaatcttgtagtattatattttcaatctcctgattttcttttccttcCACTCTTATCTTTTGTGAGCCAATGCCTCCTTACTGACTCGGGCTTTCTAGTTGTACTGCTCAACAAGATGAAGTTAGGCCTTTTAACATTAGAAAGAAATAAGCATAATTCTGCTCTGTAGAATCTCAACCAGATGTGTGCTTTAGGGatgttaatatgatatatcaTGTTCAAGATGTTCCTCACAGTTGAAATGTTACGTCATTTCAGTTCTTGCTTGGTTCAGCCCACATTTTGAAGCAGCCTCTATTTCGACGCACATGTGATGCAGCATTTGGTGAATGCGATATTAATGGGAAAGGTCACATTTCGAAGCAAGAGGTTTATAACTATATCTGGCTCTTGATGCTGATTCTGAATATTGGCCGTGACTGTTAGTCTAAGATTCACCCCGCCCCCCCTTTTTTCTTTGACAGTTACAAGATGCAGTTTCGCTATCAATTCCAAGTTTAAATTCTGACGAGGTTAGTTCGCTAGTATCAACAAAATCTTCCACTTAATTTCTTACCTTATCTCCTAATCTGCCACTTAATTAACTCATCTTATCTGAGAGTTGAgagtatttttaatatggACAATATGCTGCTTAACTAGACACATTTCTTATAGTTTGTGGCATATGTTGATGCTCGATTATAATTTGCTCTCGTGGATTAAATAATTAGCTTGTACGAATTCATGTACACATGTACTGATGTacatatgataaattttacattagattttaaaatttatgtatgtgTACGTAGTATGTTTTCTGACTCGTGCAGTCTGTATAGCTGGATACCTGAAATGTTGTCATTAATGATCGTAGATGCTAATATCTGCTTCGAACACTTAGTTTCGTTTCGCTGTAATCTGTTAGGACCAAAGAATGCAGATGTATATCACATGTTTTACTTGcttattatcttattttctCAGACTTGTTTCTTGTGGTGTATACAGATTCACGGGCTCTTTAGTTTGTTTGATGTGGATAATGACAGTATGATCAGCTGCGACGATTTCATCTCCTGCTTGAGACGGCACCCTTTGCTCATAGCACTTTTTGCACCCATATTGTTCCACAGAGGTTTGTCCTTATTAGATGATCGAAATTTAGTAGAGGAAATCTTGTAACGATTCACCCCGACAGTAATGCTATTGTTTTATTAGATGTTACGATCTACATAGAAGGTTACTCCTCTTATAGTGCATTTTCCTAAAATTTTGTAACATTTACTTGTGAAAGCTATTTTGTTAGTATTTATTAGTGGGGGCATCATTGAGAGTGTTTGTatgtgaatttgaattttgacatGTGCGCTATGgaattttaagtttattttggTAAATTTGTAGAAAAAGATGGTAGTACAATTTAGGCCTTGGATCATTCATTGCAACGAAATGCCATCAATTATGTTTTGTCCAAAATGGACCTACTACCTATTTATATACCAaacctatttaattttatagtactattattggCTGGGCCTATCGTCGTTTTTTGGGGTCAATATCAACAATGCTGTTTATTCAACGGAAAATTAATCCCGAATTATAGAGATGTGGCACAATTATACCCGGATGAACAAAGTTGACGcaaattacattaaattttacCAAGTGCTAAAATATCTTTTAGCTGACTCAATAATGTTAAAGGGATTATCGAGttatgtttttcaaaaaatttaaatgaggATTGGTTCAATTATTATGAATCTATACTGTAGTATATGACTTAAATAACTGATTGTACTAAACGATGGGACTAAGTACAAGCGAAGCATTATCATTTCATAGTAAAAAAGTTACTTTTGTCATCAATtctaatttcataaataatacAATTAAGTGACTTGTGAATTcagtataaattatttgtagATACAAAGCAacaattgttatatttttacataACACTATTATTTGAACCTTATCATTTACATATTCTACtgtattatcataattataatccCACTGAAATTGATTCCACTTAATTTTATCCAATGTGAAACtcatgattatatttatgacaaaaaaaaaattcttagtGCACAAtccaatttaaaaaagaaaaagaaaaagaaaaaatggattgGGCAGATTTCACTTATTGGAATCACACACACTCACAACGTCCACGTAAGTATGCAATAATTGCGGCACttctaaacaaggaaatataACTAGGTAAGTTTGGTATGTACAAATCAAGGTTTCTACATTTGTTAATTCATCTTCATAAACTTTACCAAAACGGTATGAAAATGATCTCCAATCAAAATCTCCACGTAGAAAATTCACAAAATGTTGAATAATGATAGGTCAAGAGACGATCCTAAAGATCAAATTAATATcgaaatattaaattctaggagtattcaagaaaatataataatttgtttaaGTGATTTGCTAGATCGACAAAATCCCAGATCTTGTGATGTAGCACAACAAACCCCATATTTAATAAGCATACAAAAAaacttttcaatatatttgtacagaatagagaaaagaatttaaattgtttatacgataaaattacaagaaGTGTCAGAAAATTAACTAATATATCATGTTgttagtttttatattttgatattttgcttGCACTCCTCTATCTACCAAATTGcctaagtttttttttttttttttttttttttttttttttttttttttttttttttttttttttttttttttttctctgtcCACCAGATTActctcatttctatttataaaacttacttatttactagtagtacttttttttttatttgatccaTATTTACTCCTTTTCCTCAGCTAATAGTTTACCATTGAAATTTATGACATTCACAAATGAagctattatttttataaaaatgttgtACTCCACATATGATGTTGCAGTTATCTATAgttgatgttatttttattagtattattaatgaTTTAAACTGCAATTTCCGACAAACCTAGATTTGGAAAGTAAATAAGAGACGCATTTGCCACACCCTAAGAAGAGTGGTCCCCTCCCACGTAGAATGGCAtacattttcttaatatttgtacccaaaattcttaaaaataccaaaaagaGTTCGAAGAAACCTATAAACATCACACCCAACCCACTTGCCGACATGTGTCGGCACCACAACTTTTGGGTTTAGGGCATTTTAATATCACCTACTTTGATTATTATAACACTTTCTCAGAGTTTGAACTTAATTCTAGACTAGTTTTGAAGAATTGATTGAATGTGCATTAgtggaataattaagagacTAAAAACAAgttatttgaatttcatttttatatattagcttTATAAAGAGCTTTATAAAGAGTTGTAAATAAAAcgaattaataaattgtgaggtctatttttcaataatagtagtaaatatgGATTGGGACTTTTAAGttaaatgaactaaaataacaaattaaaactttttatttgaGATGAGAGAATAGTACCTTTTTTGGGGATTCCCAtgtaaaatattgtaattacaATACTTATTGCAAATATCTCCACGAGAATCAACTCATCCACTTGTTCATGTCTTTGCCTCCACATTTCTTTCTCTCACCGGGACCATTCCCATTTTGTGAACCCTAAATCAAAAGTTCAATCTTTTTAGGTGGTGAGAAATATTATTTCCCATTAGTTAAGGTctctaaatcaaaattataaaggTTTTAGTGGGATACAGATATCGATTAGTGTTTGATTTTgactattaattaatcatatcgTCCGCGATTGGTGTGAAATGACACGCATAACGCTGTCgatatatgcatattttaatgtaaaaggGTGACCACCATCATGTGCGATCATCATAGCTATCTGCATACATCTCACAGTTGTAGTGTTAAAATCGGGTATGACTTAGCATTATTAGTATGCATAAGGTACACATGAAGCATGGAATCCATCCTATCTTTAGTTTGCTACGATTATAGATggaatatcaaataaaatgtattaaaaGGTAATCATtgatcttaatttattttaaagttagaTGACATTCTAGATTATTCATGTACTAATTATATATGGGATCTTTATTTACTATAAGTGGGAATAAATTACAAAGTCCACTTTTAGGAGGATGGATATATAGACACAtcaagttaatttattttattttatcactatAGTGTATGTCAAATCATAGGGAGAAACTATTAAAGGGCTTAGGCGAGCTTTAGTTGGacttaaatagaaaatggaaTGTCTAATATTAGAAAGTGGGAACATAAAGAGGTAACAACAAAGTTAAGTTGCTTCTTTcatttatctttaaaataaaacgaGTGCCAATGGGAGCATTAGCATAAAAGgggtaacaaaaaaaaagttaagttgtttcttatactccatttatcttcaaaataaaacGAGTGCGATCATATCCGTTTGGTTTCTACCGTTACATGATGCAAaagtaattgttttttttttgaatgttGACTATTTACCTCATTTTtgtaatatgaaattttttccgaaaaaaataaagattataACCATCTAGCTAAACAAAACCTTGGACTTTGCGCAAATAgagttatatatataggtccGTCATCTAATGGCGAATATTAATTAACAGAGTACGATATACAACTATAGATATTAATTGGACGTAGACTTGCCAacatttttggttaattagttcgatatttttttgtagtgtagtgatagtatatatataccatTGGTAACTTTATATTatgatggagtattatatgcTAACGGtatcattaatttttcatctaattatattctattgtcaatattaattaacataaatatttggaTAATACCCAAATAGATagcataaattatttattatgttgAACAAATTAGAGTGATAAggaattactaataaaatagtttaatttactttaaacaaatatttgatttatatgatTCCAACCGTATGAATGATTCGACCCACACTCTAATGATTCAATTGGACCCCAAAGTTAactagtattatatatagacTGTCTGATTTTATTGCTTAATAATACGAAatgcattaattttatttaagggTAACTCTAAGGTTTAGGTTGTTTTACAAACCTAACAAAAAAGTCTTCTTAAAATGTAAACACATGTTACAtgtaatttaagaaaaatgttgCCTAATTGATAGATGTGGtttgagtaaataaaaaatattatcaagaaTCCCTCTATATTTGACGAAATATGAATCTATGATAGGACTAGCTAGGCCATCGTCTAAATGGAAATTTACCATATTGTGGAATACGTACTTGTTTGAAAGATATACGAAACATACGTGGGGAACTCGCATATTGACTTATTGTCCAAGATACCATTACCATTTTGAAAGTAATTTTGTCGATTTATCAAACGAATATCACATTCCTTTTTATGGGTCATTCACTTAAAACTTATATTCTTGATTCATTGTTAACGGGGTATAGAAACACTTGAAGACGCAATACAATCTataatataaaagaattaGAAATTTATAAGAATCAAGCCAAGTTGAGGATGATCTCTTCTTGCAAATTGAGGTACAACTTGGTAATGCTCTCGATTTGCGTGTcatctcaaaagatgaaacaattttttatctatgGTGTAGGAGAACCACAGACAGATGAGCTCTGATGAACTGAAGGAGGCATGAAATGAGTTATGCGGTATGTAAAATAGCTTTCGACAATAGAAAACGATGCAAAGCTTTGTTGTATAATGAGTTATGTGGTATGTAAAATAGCTTTCGACAATAGAAAACGATGCAAAGCTTTGTTGTATAATGAGTTATGTGGTATgtaaaattaatggaatgaCTACCTTAGTTATAGGCGTAGCCCATTGTAGAAAGAGACTATATGAATCAATGTTGCATGATACATATTCAAATGTTTCAGTTTGAATGGGCAGCTCCTTCGTATCACCTCATCATGGCTGTTGTAACAACCGTAGTTATAGACATGTGTTGACCAGGAGACGCACCTGGAAGACCTTATGTGCATACATGAGTCCAATGCATAAATTCACATGTGTCTAAATTGGTTTGTTACTGTCACAATGGGCACGATGCCCGACACCCGGCAAGACGTGTGGGTCAATCATTATATCCAACTAACTTTGGCTAAATTGGTATTTCCACAAATCTAAAATTagtctaaaatatcataaactttatgttttgtttattatttctcaCGGCGGGTCAATCACCACATCTGACCAACATACATGAcctttttaattctatttagtactaataaatcAACTTGACTTCTCATCCTACTTGCCACGAACTTAAAAACTTATCTAGAATATCATGAATGTTTCATGGTTGCCCACGAAGAATAagtttttaccaaaaatatctTATTAGGTCAGGTTGGAAAGTAAAAGTACTCCaatgtaaagtttgtgatactttaaaataattttaaaattcataagtgCCATAATTTGGCCAAATTCATATATCAACATCCCTGTTTTATAAGTCAAACTATACAAATAGAAATGGAAACGCTCTAAAGAAAAGTGTAGATGTGGGTTAAGTAAGTTACTATTATAGTAAAAGACACGTCCAAGAAATacatagtactaatattagtggatagtatttgaaaataatttagtgACAAATTAAGAAAGATTAGGCTAGAATAGAAAGGGCCCATTTTGTAGTGAGAGGGTCTCACACTGTCAGTTAATTCCATAATAAAAGTTTTTTGCGTTTTCGGCCTGTGATTGGCTGCTTTGTCTATcctcacacactacacatgtTGACGTTTTTCTTATTGTGTACGGACGCCTCCAATTTCCTCACCAAATAGAGAGATGACTCATTTTGCAATCTCTctctattctctctcttcattattGGCTGTGTTTACTTTTGGTGTGGGGTATCCCCAAACTAGCAAGGATGAGGTTTTTGGTGATAAATTAGGATTCCCAGTTTCCTTTTCTTGCCTTGGTTTGAAGTGGAAAAAAAGAAGGGACTATTTTCTTTACCGtgtgaaactattttttgccattttaattTCCCCAATTTTGATTGATACATTTCCCATTCCCATAAAAGGGTTACTGTGAATATTACtcctagtactactactactatccTCTCTGTAAaaccattattattatttttctctctctctctctctctctctctcataaacataaacacaccatatttgtttcttcccttttTTAGAACCTCAAACCAAAAGTCTCTCTGGGTGTTTGCCATATTTGTAAGCATCCCTTCTTGTTTCCTCAAAAAACCCacttatttttggaaattctTTGCAAGACCTTTCTTTTTTGCAGAAGAGAGTAATCCAAATACTTTCTACATATTCACTCTCACACAGCAACATTCCTCtcaaagatttgatttttttccacTTGCtcttcataaaaatttatttctttgacAAGGGCTTGAAGATGGTGAGAGGGAAGACTCAGATGCGGCGTATTGAGAACGCCACAAGCAGGCAAGTGACCTTCTCCAAGAGGAGAAATGGGCTGCTCAAGAAGGCCTTTGAGCTCTCAGTTCTCTGCGATGCTGAGGTGGCCCTCATCATCTTCTCCCCTAGGGGCAAGCTCCATGAATTTGCAAGCTCAAGGTAATTCTTGATTTCACACGTGTGGGGGTGGTGGGTTTTGTGGGATCATGGATTCTTCTTGAGCAAGTTTAGGTTTTTACCTAGGCTTGCCCAGATCTTTCCATTTCTGGGAGGAATTGAAGGAGGGGTGATTTTGTCCGTACAGTCTGTTTCAtggccaaaaaaaaattctctttcATTAATTGCTACTGATTTGATTGCCCTTTAAGAGCTGAATCCgttcttcaattcttttgtttattgtgCATCAAATCTAGTGATTTATTCATTCTGTGGTTTTGCCTCTTGAATTTGAAGCGAATTGGGGTTtcaaagattggatttttatcATAGTATGTGTGAGTTTCTATGTGTATACATGTATCTATCATTTCATTTAATGCTGCTTGTTTTTGGTTGAGGAAGAAATGAACTATGTTATCATATGTACggaaaattttgggaaaattatgtgaaattttcaattaaaatttggggTTAATTTGTGTTACCACTATATGTAAACGGATTCAATGATTACAATCATaacattcttcttttttcctctACGGAAAAGGTGTTTGATTTTTCGGTTGATTTCTGTTGGATAATTTCCTTAGCTTTTCAtcaaattatagtagtactacatcatttcttgattcaaaacaaactaatactagtatcttgtttttagtttcttgatcgcatcaaatttatttaaaagaagTCGACTTTTTAGTTTTCTTGAATAAATACAAAGCCAAGTGTTATCATCTCATACAATTCTGAGCTTTAAATCTAGAGTAGCTAGCTAGAGACTAGAGTAGAGGGCTATATAATGAGATGCAAATCTTGATATAAAAATGTGATACATCTGCAAGTAAAGCTTAGAGATTGATTCCCACTAAGCATCATAGAAAAATGTGATGATGGCAAAGATAGAAAAGATAATAGAGTAGTACTAGCTAAATTGGTGTTTAGTGGAGCAGGAGTGATGGAGAGTGGTTATATGTACATTTAGTTTTTTGAAGGATAAATATGGAAAAGGCCAGTTGTCAAGATTGTAGTACACTCATATTGTTGCAAGAGCATCTATCTTGTCTTTGATGAAGAGGCCATGGTCTTGATATGTTCCCTTTACATCACACTCATGGAATCCTTTATTGTGCACCAAATGCTTGTACGGATTTCCATATACAATGTTGCAGATACCAATAACACTTGACAcacatttctttatttagCTATGCCACATCTCTTACCTCCTTTTTTAGTACTTAAATCACATAATGTGCTTAAAGATTCTCTCTTTACTAGCTCAGAGACatgcatatatacatatatgtgtgtatgtaATTGTGTTTGTGTAGTTTTATGCAGTCAGTCACACTCAAGTATCATCAcatgcgtgtgttgtgtgtgtatgcTTACAAGATTTACAATTGATAtgataagattaatttttgtaatgttcaaaaagaagaagagaaaaccCTCTTTGGAGGTGAGtgaaattgttgaaattgGTGATGAAAGGACATCAATTTATAAGAAATAGAGTCGAgagtaaaaaaatgattccCTATTCACCTTGGTCATTGTTAtgtcaattaaaataagagtaaTGGCACTTGAAGAAAATTGTTACCACAATCAATGCAGCCTTGCATTCTACTAGAAACTACTTAAGTGTATTGGTGAGTACTTGATTTTTAGGGGATAATTTATTGGCTATGAAATTAGATGTATATGATATTCAAATATAAGTTTGCCATTGCTATATGTATCAATTTTCATATCACTATATTTAGTGGTGTCATACTTAAAGATTCTGACTAATGCTTAACAGAAGTAAATGCATGGGACCTCATTTCAAATGTGACTGTTTTTCACTAATATCTAGCCTTAACAAACTTGAAGATTTTGACATTGAAAATGCTTATGATTGATGATTTGTCATTGACTTGAATATAGTAGTTATCCAAAAGTTAGATATTGCTCTAGTTAATCTTCAAAATATCATGTAACTAAAAATCGAAGCATTTTGTTGCACTCATGTTATGTATGCacaatatcaatttatatttattgaaaattgattaatttttttccaacaCCACTTTATTAGAAATAACTTAGTTAAGTCAATTGCTAGCAGGGAATATCTCTAATCTCAAATTTTATGCTACCTATATGAATCAACctgatttatttgatttgatgtgTAAACTTGTTAGCATGCACGAGACGATCGAGCGTTACCAGAAGTATACTAAAGATAGCCAAGCCAACAATCCACCTTCGGAGCATAATATGCAGGTTTTTCATCAAATGTTTCTTGATTGTCAAAAATATTGCAAATTTCATTAGCCTTGTATTTATTGACAAGTTTCTCATCAAACTGCAGCAATTGAAGCACGAAGCTGCAAGCATGATCAAAAAAATCGAGCAGCTGGAATCATCAAAGCGGTTTGAGTTTCTTGattccaatatatatatatgtgtgttgtCTACAAATTCTtagaataaattttgatttatagttCACTTTTCCCTATCCAGGAGGCTACTTGGTGAAGGGTTAGGG harbors:
- the LOC125224411 gene encoding MADS-box protein SOC1 isoform X1 → MVRGKTQMRRIENATSRQVTFSKRRNGLLKKAFELSVLCDAEVALIIFSPRGKLHEFASSSMHETIERYQKYTKDSQANNPPSEHNMQQLKHEAASMIKKIEQLESSKRRLLGEGLGPCTIEELQQLEQQLERSVTTIRARKMQVYKQQIEHLKEKEKALAAENAMLCEKGLQFGLQTQGGGGGGGSNEERAVVPSAEISEVSDVETELFIGLPETRHKRPYQK
- the LOC125224411 gene encoding MADS-box protein SOC1 isoform X2, with amino-acid sequence MVRGKTQMRRIENATSRQVTFSKRRNGLLKKAFELSVLCDAEVALIIFSPRGKLHEFASSSMHETIERYQKYTKDSQANNPPSEHNMQQLKHEAASMIKKIEQLESSKRRLLGEGLGPCTIEELQQLEQQLERSVTTIRARKMQVYKQQIEHLKEKEKALAAENAMLCEKFGLQTQGGGGGGGSNEERAVVPSAEISEVSDVETELFIGLPETRHKRPYQK